The DNA window GCAGAGACCATCACTTCTAGAGTATCTAGTTATTTTATCAATCCTGTATAATAGCCATCCAATTTATAATTACAATCGCGCTCATCTGCGATCTTAGTTCGgccaacaatattattgatatttaattTGTGCTCCTGAAAATAGCAAGAAAATTCTTAAAAATTTTTCCTCATGCTCCTTATATTCATATGTAAATATTAATAGTTCATTTCTATATTACAATAGTTTTCTTGTAAgtcaaaaaaatcatcaatctgTAAAGTAGTATTGTAATTCTCaatgtaataggttagaaggtctaagctcagatgagaaagcgtaatagagtgtctgtcattgagtcaactgaattcaataccacaacaagaaattgatcaactcatgaaatatatgtttgtatgatattatattcttaatattagtagacaataaaaatttaaacaatttttaaaatattctttgtattcaaaataccagccaacaaatatttttgatctgcaattcaaatctgaaatgcgtgatctggagtcagccatttttggtagccgctcagctgatataatgttaaaacttttgccgatagatagcgcaatcggcagtgccaatcagccgaccggttttaggttttagattttagttatgtgttaggaaacattgtcaccaatacgtaagttattaaaatttttatttgcagtttttataaaaaaaagtagatggaaaaatgttgtgtacatcacgagcgaaaaataccttttctccctcaggaaaattgttgccctcggcttcgcctcgggcttcaaactttttcccacagggaaaAAAAGactacttttcactctagatatacaataACTATTTGATTGAAGCTGGCTATTTTTATGATGCAATAGTAGAATTTTATTACTGTAAATCATGACATTTGGTAGGTTTGAATGCgtgatggaaaaataatttatcaatacaaaACTGTACGGATTTGCAAttaatatcaaatgaaacaatagagaaaaaatgttattatataatatttgctATCATGTTATTAAAATCATGCTATctcaatgttcaataaaaaaacCACTAGATGTGTGATCTCTTGTAAGTCATGCAAAAAGAAAAGATTTGCCTACCTCTTTTAagatagaaaatatataaactTCTAGAGCTTCAAAAAAATGGCGAGAAAAATAAATAAGCAGAGAATTCAAAGTATTAAAACAGAAAAATAGAAGTTTCCAAGAATAGTAATCGAAAAAGAGCAAGTAAGATGCAAATgctttttacaaataaatggtAAAAATAAAGAGGGGGCAAATCAAGACTTCAAGATAGCCAATAAACAAAATAGAAACTTAAACATACTAAAAACACTAGGTAATCGAAAAGTCAGTAACCGTACTGGTAAATGTACATATTTCagttcaaatttatataacaaCTTTCATCCCTTACCCATATGTTAGCATTTTCGGTGATTTTGATAAGCACTCGACCGTTTTTCACCCCGAATACGCAATCCTGAGATTTTTTCAGCTGCGAGCTTCAGAGAGCAAGAACTTGTTATGAGGTGAAAATGTTCGTTCACGAATATTGGGCTCAGCTTCAAATTCTTGTTCACATCTTTTGAAGTCAGAACCTTCTCGCTtgttttttatagtttttaaaaGCAGTTAGCCATAAGTCTCTagtacaaatgaaatgaatCTCACCACAATTAGAGGAGTGTTCTTGGAAGGAATGCGATGTGCGTTCGATATTCCGATTTATTATAGACAATATAAGTGAATTAGCAAGTTCATGTAGAAAGTGGATATCCTTGTTTTCGGTAATTGGAATGCCTGAAATCTCGATGTTGTTTTTCCTCGAGTATTGTTGGAGCTCTCGGATATCTGTAGTCAAATCCCAGTTCATTTTCTCAAGTTTCGCAGCTCTGTCGTTGATTTTTCGATTTCAGAGTCAATTTCTTTCTGCTGGAGGTTATCAAATCAGCTTCTGACTTCAGGAAGTCGTATTTGGAATGTAAGGAAGTAATAGCTTCATAAATTCCAGTTATTATCACCTCTTTAGCGCCAATTCGTGCAAGTAATCTTGTTTCGACTAATTTCAAAGCTTGGAGAAACGAATTTGGAATTTCCGGCTGATTATCAAGACACAAGCATTGTCCTCCTGCGAATCACCACATAAATCACAGCGCCAAGGTTTTTTCATCCCCAAGTCTTTTAAACTTCTCTATAGTGCGTAGTTTGGTACATTTAATGTGGTAGGAACTTTTGCATTCCGAGCACACAACACACTCTTCCATATTTTGTAGATCGATTTCACACTTCTCACACGCGATCATTTTAACACAACTTTATCACAACTATGTAATGAGTGAATAAATAACTCAATTATGAGCTAATAGATGactgtattataataatttgaggTTTGAACTTTCATAGAATCATTTGCTTAACATATAAAAACCAGACGACAATCACAGATCAGGCTGAGACAGCTTATCAGTAAGATTAGTAATCTGTTCGGCTCGGCATCTAGAGCTCAACTGAACTGTGGAAGCTCAACTTGTGGaagagaatactgcgtgaggtctactgttcacagaattactagtagTATAGGATATTAAATATGTGTATGTTAGAGATAGGCAGACAGACGTTAACGGAAGCGAGCTAATATAGAAATTACAAGCAGGAACCCGTGTTTCGCGAGGATCTtttaaaacttgataatctgaaaacttgacgtaatgaaatcttgaagaattgaaaataggctataaccatccttggttaattaagaatctagcctatatgcaaaatttcatgttaattaGTCctatagttcagacgtgatgatgcgtcaatatggacaatcaatacttatgaaatttattagctacaaaatgataaactttgattgaagtgaccccggctactacaatatgaataaccatttagatcaaatatgagaaattactcacatctctcatcaactcctactttttgttcacaaaatattaacacaaaaatataagttacagtatattgaatgaactcacggctagtaccgTACTCAAGTTGTCTTtctctggccgtgctacaaataaatgtaggttttTGTTTGACATctcgtttttgtaatcttgttgtctattaagaattttttcaatttgatttttgtttgcaataaaatttgaatttgaaaaaagaattatcaaaaaactcccaaccaaagaaaatctctatGCTCcattctaatcggaatgtaacAATGGAACAAAAACGTGGCAAGCTTGCGCTTTCGATCcaaagaaattaaatttgatcagcggattgataaaattattttaagctttccaatgattacaacatatgttagaatatctgAGTCAACTattcagttccatatggcattcaccttaccatcttcataaccttactaaataggatcctttttcatcctttgaaaccttagaggcaaaatatctcaaatccgttcttagtgcgcgtctagcatgtttgaagaatatttgtgcagagttttaagtctgtaggccaattagtttgagctgtagagtgattttacatgaaaattttcaaaaaatgccctctcctggacccctctcGGTTCCTGGTCGgattttttctgcatagatctaattttttttcgtagctgaacaaaaagtcctcatgactttgctgtgcaatgagcggttgaaaagtacaaaattttttgggggccccagctccctcagggggcaaatttctgaaaatcctttcttagaggatgttttcaggctatcataaacaattgtgcaaaatttcaagtttgtaggctcagtagtttgggctgtggtgtctgtcggggcttagccttttatagatatagagagaagaagaagaagaagaagagaagagataaATGATGTTGTGTATATTCAGCTAAAATCATGAGTGTTGCATAAAGTCTGTCTGTATGACAACTGCCAAATAATAGCATCAGCTTCtttaatgaatggaaaaattacagaaatagcatgcaaataattccagctgactgataaataataataacaatttttttctaagctagttacactatgtagcagagctatatagcagagcttcatgtagctcagctatatagctctgctacatgttcAAAAAGTGACACTGGAGATCTGCTATATAGCCCGCTATATTTTTCTCAGCTATACagcagaaaatgagctatccaaaaTTTCGGTAAGCATCAAGAGAATCTGAGCTCTGCTACACGTAAATTTTTgttatagcagagctagatgtagctgctatgtccttgaaggaaggctgccgcaGCTGTTAATGGTTTGCAGCTGTTTAGTGCTGCTGGATTTGCACCAGATACactgtactcatttgttgtcagagtCCTAGTAGGTTACTGCGCATTGCGAGCAttgtttttgatttatatattagGCTATTGTGCAGTAATTGAGAGTGAATTTGACTGGAATAGagacaaaattatccaatatcttctttctcttctctgtgctgGAAATATACAGTAGCTACCTTCTTCTTCAGCATCTAGCTGGGAACTGAGCAATGAATACTGGTTTCTTCCAAACTAGCaaactatatgtagctctgctacaagtaaTGGCATCAAAATGGCAAcacagagaagaaaaagaagatactGGATAATTTTGTCTCTATTCCAGTCAAATTCACTCTCAATTATtgcacaataaaatataatcaaaatGCTCGCAATGCGCAGTaacatagcctactatagattgAAGGCTGGAGCATGTTCAATATGGCAACGTGTGGTTCAGGCCGACCATGCTTTATTGATATGCATAAATTCATTACACCattagaaaaattgtattttgtagaatgttttttattattgtatatagTGAAATCATTTGGATTTGTTAGTAGGGATATTAAGTATTTGATTTATGTCAATAATGTGATTATAAACCCACAGCGATATGTAAAGATAGATTAAACTATTGCTATTGGATATAATTCatctgtgattttttgtataCTATTATGACAAGATATAATTGAGTTAATGAAcaaagttgaatgaattatcattattccagaaatttattcattcaatcacctattaattcattattaatatgaataatcactTCTCTTTATAAGGctactttgaaattattgaaacatcAATACCGTactctttgtatttttttcttccaaaaCACGACTAGTTCCAACTCATCTAAAGCCATTTTtccaaaataaaaaaagatgaGTTGACACAGTCttgttttaaaagaaaaaagaataataaagggTAGGGTACTTAATGATGtgtttaaataaattgatggatATTATTACGAACAAAACTAAATGGTAGTAGAATATATTCCCTTTGATAGATATATTGAACTATCCATTATCATTACGgtgtatagttatttatagaTGCACAAAAAGCGAATGCAGTGAATTCAGAAGTTTCTTGAAAAGAAGACAATATTCGacaaattatttcatatttttattttacatttagaAGGTATTATTCAATACTTTCATCTATTAATGAAATACATTTGATCATTAGAATTGCTTGTAGAAATACAGACACAGAAAGTAAGTACAGTGAAATATATTGCCAAGTTAGGCATTATACTTGAAACTAGAGCTAAAGTTAAAATAGTCTATcagtaatattatatattttttactatcattgaattgaatttctcagtattggTATATGATAAAGGGCGTAAAGCTGGTGGTTAATCGGGAGTCTACCCAAGTGAATTCACTTTTCTCGGCCTAAAGCTGAGATTGActgcaacgttgccaagttGTGCGCTCCAGCCTtcatctaaagtaagccatgacaGTAACCTACTAGCActgacaacaaatgagtacagtataCTGGTGTAAACCAGCAGGCACTAAACAGCTGCAACAGCAGTAAACAGCtgcggcagccttccttcaaggaAGCAGCTACATCTAGCACTGCTATaacaaaaattgacatgtagcagagctacatctagcagagctaaaaatagctctgctacataaaTTAGCGTTAAATctacttatagcagagctacatatagctctgctagatgtagctcaaattttatatagctctgctatatagctCTCCAGCTACATGGTGTAACGTAGCTTTATggactttcaatgttatttttatatcctaagaaaggacgaaggagtgaatcgattttgttgtccaacgaacttgacctgcaAAAAGGTTCGAAAAATTCGTGTTCAAATTTGAAGCTGTTGATCATTCTCTCCAAAGTTTTTGTCGAACATACAAAACgacagaaaacgactttgggctctagtaagtcaaaagtaacTTTTAACTTTGCTATAAACTTTTACTTTTAACTCTGCTATAAGTGactttttaaatattgaaaaggttactttgatttttatttctattcaaaagtagccctaacgaaaaaagGAATGTTTAATATGTACTTTTATGCATCATACAAAGGTTGGGAGATCTTGTCTCAGTCATTGCTCAAGAGTGAGGTTGATTTCAGTTGATTTCTACCTGCTGGTCGACAACTAAAAATCGCTAATGTGCTGTAGGCCTTGACAGTGACAGAGCTTCTTGCAGTTTGAGATTAGCGCGTTCCTGCAATATACCTGTAGTAAGGGTATCACTGGTGATTCGGAAGGTTGTATGAACATTCCAATGGCAATTCCCAGGCCAGAGGTAAGTGCatagagcgagagagacaggaGATACGATGCATGACTGGTGTTGTCGCTCAGTAGTTCTGCACCCAGACAGAAAGTTACCACCAGCTTGTGACAGC is part of the Nilaparvata lugens isolate BPH unplaced genomic scaffold, ASM1435652v1 scaffold8670, whole genome shotgun sequence genome and encodes:
- the LOC120349195 gene encoding zinc transporter ZIP2-like; the encoded protein is MFAFCVHSILEGLASGLQPTTAKVLLLLAAISCHKLVVTFCLGAELLSDNTSHASYLLSLSLYALTSGLGIAIGMFIQPSESPVIPLLQVYCRNALISNCKKL